One Micromonospora sp. WMMD1120 genomic region harbors:
- a CDS encoding SRPBCC domain-containing protein translates to MIEIGAQVDLSHPSDRVWRALTDRKLLSRWFAEAETVEGVPDRLLLRTAELPGFEADVEVEVTERLELELLVLACDEAGRLSELTCALTPTTQGCRLEVREVGTHGGWSTEQHEPREQQLRQALTVRLPAILDWHAFGQVDLRREDSGLTAELPLVGAGGGSGGARRRRRVLVAAVGGAVLLAGSAAWITVPALSNTAATVPAPTGTPSPSVPPSAAPVASSVSPTARPPRPTSTASASARPSRTPSAKPSRTPSAAPPPAPPAPMAARYETDSSRLFGYTGEIVVDNPRAVPVTDWAVVITLAEGTTVDDVDGATWRQDGRTITFTGGAVAAGASQTISFDVRDSRPKAREPESCTIGGNPCAGL, encoded by the coding sequence GTGATCGAGATCGGTGCGCAGGTCGACCTGTCCCACCCTTCCGACCGGGTCTGGCGCGCACTGACCGATCGGAAGTTGCTCAGCCGGTGGTTCGCCGAGGCCGAGACGGTCGAGGGAGTACCCGACCGGCTGCTGCTGCGCACGGCCGAGCTGCCCGGCTTCGAGGCCGACGTCGAGGTCGAGGTGACCGAGCGGCTGGAGCTGGAACTCCTCGTGCTGGCCTGCGACGAGGCCGGCCGGCTCAGCGAGCTGACCTGCGCGCTGACGCCCACGACGCAGGGCTGCCGGCTGGAGGTCCGGGAGGTCGGCACGCACGGCGGGTGGTCCACCGAGCAGCACGAGCCCCGCGAGCAGCAGCTCCGGCAGGCGCTGACGGTACGGCTGCCGGCGATCCTCGACTGGCACGCCTTCGGGCAGGTGGACCTGCGGCGGGAGGATTCCGGACTGACCGCCGAACTGCCGCTGGTCGGCGCGGGCGGTGGGTCGGGAGGCGCCCGCCGGCGACGTCGTGTCCTGGTCGCCGCCGTGGGTGGAGCCGTGCTGCTGGCGGGTTCGGCGGCCTGGATCACGGTGCCGGCACTGTCGAACACCGCCGCCACCGTGCCGGCGCCGACCGGCACCCCGTCGCCGAGCGTGCCGCCGAGCGCCGCTCCCGTCGCGTCGTCCGTGTCGCCGACGGCGCGACCGCCCCGGCCCACCAGCACCGCGTCGGCGAGCGCCCGGCCGAGCCGTACCCCGTCGGCGAAGCCCTCGCGTACGCCGTCGGCCGCCCCGCCACCAGCGCCGCCGGCCCCCATGGCCGCCCGGTACGAGACCGACTCCAGCCGCCTGTTCGGTTACACCGGGGAGATCGTCGTGGACAACCCGCGCGCCGTGCCGGTCACGGACTGGGCGGTGGTGATCACCCTCGCCGAGGGCACCACTGTCGACGACGTCGACGGCGCCACCTGGCGGCAGGACGGGCGGACGATCACCTTCACCGGGGGCGCGGTGGCGGCGGGAGCGTCCCAGACGATCAGCTTCGACGTCCGGGACAGCCGGCCGAAGGCCCGGGAACCGGAGAGCTGCACGATCGGCGGGAACCCCTGCGCGGGCCTCTGA